A genome region from Gigantopelta aegis isolate Gae_Host chromosome 3, Gae_host_genome, whole genome shotgun sequence includes the following:
- the LOC121366536 gene encoding uncharacterized protein LOC121366536, with the protein MDDVGTRMKQLADLTKHRDTAQDNISDAQKKQKKRYDIKHRGSIFEIGDHVAIVNRRRDIRKGDKLAPRFKGPYTVTQTLGKGLYVLKKGDAVLKTKYNAVNLKRWNKPESATKSVRTEELPQRSSKWVPKFKLNESDRCDILNGAWLSDRVIDACHMLITESTGIQNQSTLLKQTAFKPVNTTVQILHDHDHWVTVSGIKDGIQFADSIPSHPITDKIKRQMNFFFKNRLNTDGSLTVTVLDVQPQPNGNDCGVFAIANAFQLAQDMSPSVKYNIANMRNHILKCIEDRKMRAFDYMSMRKKSMDKIVCI; encoded by the exons ATGGATGATGTCGGCACCAGAATGAAGCAGCTGGCAGACCTGACCAAGCATCGTGACACCGCCCAGGACAACATATCAGATGCccagaagaaacaaaagaaacgatACGACATTAAGCACAGAGGATCCATATTTGAG ATTGGCGATCACGTGGCGATAGTCAACCGTCGACGAGATATCAGGAAGGGAGACAAACTCGCACCACGATTCAAGGGGCCATATACAGTGACGCAAACTTTAGGGAAAGGACTCTACGTATTGAAGAAGGGTGATGCCGTGCTGAAAACCAAATACAATGCCGTGAATCTTAAGAGGTGGAACAAACCTGAAAGTGCAACAAAATCTGTCAGGACAGAAGAGCTGCCACAAAGGTCGTCGAAATGGGTACCAAAATTTAAACTGAACGAGAGTGATCGATGCGACATTCTCAACGGTGCATGGTTGAGCGACAGAGTGATTGATGCTTGCCATATGCTCATCACAGAGTCTACTGGTATTCAAAATCAGTCTACACTACTGAAGCAGACAGCATTCAAGCCAGTGAATACCACTGTGCAAATCTTACATGACCATGATCACTGGGTGACTGTTTCTGGGATTAAGGATGGAATTCAATTCGCTGACAGCATTCCATCTCATCCCATTACTGACAAGATAAAACggcaaatgaatttttttttcaagaatcgTTTGAACACAGATGGGTCACTTACAGTGACAGTTCTAGATGTTCAGCCTCAGCCGAATGGGAATGATTGTGGGGTCTTTGCAATAGCCAATGCCTTCCAGTTGGCCCAGGATATGTCTCCCTCAGTGAAATATAACATTGCCAATATGCGCAATCatatcttaaaatgtattgaagacAGGAAGATGCGAGCATTCGATTATATGTCAATGAGAAAAAAATCGATGGATAAAATCGTGTGCAtctaa